A single window of Rhodamnia argentea isolate NSW1041297 chromosome 5, ASM2092103v1, whole genome shotgun sequence DNA harbors:
- the LOC125315071 gene encoding probable serine/threonine-protein kinase PBL3, with the protein MNKKNEAFHPYRFRCFCYDVFKDATDRFGGKNFIGEGGFDHVCKGWISYRTMNAAKQKSGPAIAVKRLWDEQPQGQDEWLNELRFLSKLIHPNIVKLIGYCGNNEHRIVVYESMAKGSAYDFKPKEPDFTSCFAGITEKCRECFGAKISDFGLTKFGPQGNQPHVSSKLLGTTGYFAPEYIATDHLTLKTDVYNFGVVLLEIFTGSMATRKHSSGAAGTLVQWAEPYLKDKVKLHHVMDSKLNRNFLIQEAQKFTEIIVKCLHLVPKSRPTMAEVVAGLEEVQSVSNHNQPNYGISRHPRRGPLIGRTCSERGKKSGWK; encoded by the exons ATGAACAAGAAGAACGAGGCGTTCCATCCGTATAGGTTTCGCTGCTTTTGCTATGATGTGTTCAAGGATGCCACCGACAGGTTCGGTGGCAAAAACTTCATCGGCGAAGGTGGTTTCGACCATGTTTGCAAGGGTTGGATTAGCTATCGCACCATGAATGCGGCTAAACAGAAAAGCGGCCCGGCAATCGCTGTCAAGAGGCTCTGGGATGAGCAACCACAAGGTCAAGATGAATGGCTG AATGAATTGAGATTCTTGAGCAAATTGATTCATCCAAATATCGTGAAGCTCATAGGGTACTGCGGCAACAACGAGCACCGAATTGTGGTTTACGAGTCTATGGCAAAGGG TTCTGCTTATGATTTCAAACCTAAGGAACCTGACTTCACCTCGTGCTTTGCCGGAATAACAGAGAAATGCAGGGAG TGCTTCGGTGCTAAGATATCGGACTTTGGCCTCACCAAATTCGGCCCTCAGGGCAATCAGCCTCATGTCTCATCCAAACTTCTTGGCACAACAGGATACTTCGCCCCAGAATATATTGCCACAG ATCATCTAACCCTAAAAACAGATGTTTACAACTTCGGGGTTGTTCTCCTGGAGATCTTCACAGGCTCTATGGCAACAAGGAAACATTCCAGCGGGGCTGCCGGAACCCTCGTGCAATGGGCGGAGCCCTACTTGAAGGACAAAGTCAAGTTGCATCATGTCATGGACAGTAAGCTCAATAGGAACTTCCTAATTCAAGAAGCCCAGAAGTTCACTGAAATCATAGTCAAGTGCCTTCATTTGGTCCCAAAGAGTCGACCGACAATGGCCGAAGTCGTAGCTGGACTAGAGGAAGTTCAGAGCGTGAGCAACCATAACCAGCCAAACTACGGCATCTCTAGGCACCCTAGAAGAGGGCCTCTAATAGGAAGGACTTGTtcagaaagggggaaaaaatcaGGATGGAAGTAA